The following coding sequences lie in one Nitratireductor mangrovi genomic window:
- a CDS encoding HAD family hydrolase, whose amino-acid sequence MAGERLLTTIGFDADDTLWQNEQFFRLTEKRFAELLGDHAEPGHLSERLLEAEKRNLGVYGFGIKGFTLSMIETALEVTGGRVPGEVVSQILAAGREMLAHPVETLPHVQETLERLAPTHRIVLITKGDLFDQERKLAQSGLGDFFAAVEIVSDKQPETYQRIFASTGDGPQRAMMVGNSLKSDVVPAIAAGSWGVHVPHELTWVLEHVDAPVGEARFRQIGTLAELPALVEAIG is encoded by the coding sequence ATGGCCGGCGAACGCCTGCTGACCACGATCGGGTTCGACGCCGACGACACGCTTTGGCAGAACGAGCAGTTCTTCCGGCTGACCGAAAAGCGCTTTGCCGAACTTCTCGGCGACCACGCCGAGCCCGGCCATTTGTCGGAGCGGCTGCTGGAGGCGGAGAAGCGCAATCTCGGCGTTTACGGTTTCGGCATCAAGGGGTTCACACTCTCGATGATCGAGACGGCGCTCGAAGTCACCGGCGGCCGCGTGCCCGGCGAGGTCGTCAGCCAGATTCTCGCCGCCGGTCGCGAGATGCTCGCGCATCCGGTGGAGACGCTGCCGCATGTGCAGGAGACGCTCGAGCGGCTGGCGCCCACTCACCGCATCGTGCTCATCACCAAGGGTGACCTCTTCGACCAGGAGCGCAAGCTGGCCCAGTCCGGGCTCGGCGACTTCTTCGCCGCGGTCGAGATCGTCAGCGACAAGCAGCCGGAGACCTACCAGCGCATCTTCGCCAGCACCGGCGACGGTCCGCAACGCGCCATGATGGTCGGCAATTCGCTGAAGTCGGATGTGGTGCCGGCGATCGCCGCCGGCAGCTGGGGCGTACATGTGCCGCACGAACTGACCTGGGTGCTGGAGCATGTCGACGCACCCGTCGGCGAAGCCCGCTTCCGCCAGATCGGCACGCTGGCCGAACTGCCTGCGCTGGTCGAGGCGATCGGCTGA
- a CDS encoding gamma-glutamylcyclotransferase, whose translation MGDFWVFGYGSLIWRPGFAHVETRRARLHGFRRALCVRSYVHRGTPERPGLVLGLDRGGSCVGLAFRVPGDLREEVVAYLRQRELVTNVYVERILPITLDHGERVEGLSYVVDRGHEQYAGRLDAGHAAEAVIGAVGQSGRNEEYVLNTVEHLAALGIRDHWLEDVARRVKAA comes from the coding sequence ATGGGCGATTTTTGGGTGTTTGGCTATGGATCGCTGATCTGGCGGCCGGGTTTCGCCCATGTCGAGACCCGCCGCGCGCGCCTGCACGGTTTCCGGCGAGCGCTCTGCGTGCGCTCTTACGTGCATCGTGGCACGCCCGAACGTCCGGGACTGGTACTCGGTCTCGACCGCGGCGGCTCGTGCGTCGGGCTTGCCTTCCGGGTGCCCGGAGACCTGCGCGAGGAGGTGGTGGCCTATCTGCGTCAGCGCGAACTCGTCACCAATGTCTATGTGGAGCGCATCCTGCCGATCACGCTCGACCATGGTGAACGGGTCGAGGGGCTGTCCTATGTCGTCGACCGCGGCCATGAGCAATATGCCGGGCGGCTCGACGCGGGCCATGCAGCGGAAGCCGTGATCGGTGCGGTGGGGCAGTCCGGCCGCAACGAGGAGTATGTGCTCAACACGGTCGAGCATCTGGCGGCGCTCGGCATCCGCGACCATTGGCTGGAGGACGTGGCGCGTCGGGTGAAGGCGGCCTGA
- a CDS encoding DUF2125 domain-containing protein yields the protein MSRRFVWLAIAIIAATALYTAGWFYAAGRLEAATDAAIARITSDGGRAGCANRTARGYPFRIGLFCDEVALDDRDDRFNFRADGLRSAAQIYNPTHIVGELDEAWFDLFASPTPYGVHFEGIRFSTRIANPLPERISVTSGPISVDENPLSRGLLIVFSANGGETHLRRNGDDIDIAMSGEGISARAINRQIDVERFLADLTIDDGVRLAAEPPKSLRGLSVTLRDVSVMLAGDARVAVSGPIAVDSEGLVNAKLQLTAHKPREIAAFLADLMPEQRGQVTSVAAGLAALGETPSLPLTIVKGQARLAFVTLGDIPPLR from the coding sequence ATGAGCCGTCGCTTTGTCTGGCTGGCCATCGCCATCATCGCGGCAACTGCGCTCTATACGGCCGGCTGGTTCTACGCCGCCGGCCGCCTGGAAGCGGCGACCGACGCAGCCATCGCCCGCATCACCTCCGATGGCGGGCGCGCCGGCTGCGCGAACCGCACCGCGCGCGGCTATCCCTTCCGCATCGGGCTGTTCTGCGACGAGGTTGCGCTTGACGACCGCGACGATCGCTTCAACTTCAGGGCCGATGGCTTGCGCAGCGCAGCCCAGATCTACAATCCGACCCACATTGTCGGGGAGCTGGACGAAGCATGGTTCGACCTCTTCGCGTCGCCGACGCCATATGGAGTTCATTTCGAGGGCATTCGCTTCAGCACCCGCATTGCCAATCCCCTGCCGGAACGGATTTCGGTCACTTCGGGCCCGATCAGCGTCGACGAGAACCCGCTGAGCCGCGGGCTGCTGATCGTGTTCAGCGCCAACGGCGGCGAGACCCATCTGCGCCGCAACGGCGATGACATCGACATCGCGATGTCCGGCGAAGGCATATCGGCACGCGCGATCAATCGACAGATCGACGTCGAACGCTTCCTGGCCGACCTGACCATCGACGACGGGGTGCGGCTTGCCGCCGAGCCCCCGAAAAGCTTGCGCGGCCTGAGCGTAACGCTGCGCGACGTTTCGGTGATGCTTGCAGGTGACGCGCGCGTCGCGGTGAGCGGCCCGATCGCGGTCGACAGCGAGGGACTGGTCAACGCGAAACTGCAACTCACCGCGCACAAGCCTCGCGAAATCGCCGCCTTCCTCGCCGATCTGATGCCCGAACAGCGCGGCCAGGTCACATCGGTGGCGGCGGGCCTCGCGGCCCTTGGCGAGACACCGAGCCTGCCGCTCACCATCGTCAAGGGTCAGGCCCGCCTGGCCTTCGTCACCCTCGGCGACATCCCGCCGCTGAGGTAG
- a CDS encoding prephenate/arogenate dehydrogenase family protein, producing MAGPMFERVALVGIGLIGSSLAHAMRRGGLAGRIAIATRSAETLKRAEELGLGDEYHADAAVAVAGADLVIVSVPVGASGAVAQTIGPALKPGAIVTDVGSTKGSVITQMQPELPGNVHFIPGHPIAGTEHSGPDAGFADLFDGRWCILTPLPGTDAEAISSLTRFWEACGSKVDVMDPQHHDMVLAIVSHLPHIIAYNIVGTADDLEAVTKSEVIKYSASGFRDFTRLAASDPTMWRDVCLHNRDAILEMLARFSEDLSALQRAVRWGDGEKLFDLFTRTRAVRKSIIEAGQEIDVPDFGRHVVAHPPKP from the coding sequence ATGGCTGGCCCGATGTTTGAACGCGTTGCCCTGGTGGGCATCGGCCTCATCGGTTCGTCGCTCGCCCATGCGATGCGACGCGGCGGACTGGCCGGCCGCATCGCCATCGCGACACGCTCGGCGGAAACGCTGAAGCGCGCCGAAGAGCTCGGGCTTGGCGACGAATATCATGCCGACGCCGCTGTGGCGGTCGCGGGAGCTGATCTGGTCATCGTGTCGGTACCGGTCGGTGCGTCCGGCGCGGTGGCACAGACCATCGGGCCGGCGCTGAAGCCGGGCGCGATCGTCACCGATGTCGGCTCGACCAAGGGCTCGGTGATTACGCAGATGCAGCCCGAGCTTCCGGGCAATGTCCACTTCATCCCCGGCCATCCGATCGCCGGCACCGAGCATTCCGGTCCGGACGCCGGCTTTGCCGACCTGTTCGACGGGCGCTGGTGTATCCTCACGCCGCTGCCCGGCACCGACGCGGAGGCGATCAGCAGCCTGACCCGGTTCTGGGAGGCCTGCGGTTCCAAGGTCGACGTGATGGATCCGCAGCACCACGACATGGTGCTGGCCATCGTCTCGCACCTGCCGCACATCATCGCCTACAACATCGTCGGCACCGCCGACGACCTCGAAGCGGTGACCAAGTCCGAGGTGATCAAATATTCCGCCTCGGGCTTTCGCGATTTCACCCGGCTCGCCGCGTCCGATCCGACCATGTGGCGTGACGTCTGCCTGCACAATCGCGACGCCATCCTGGAGATGCTGGCGCGGTTTTCCGAAGACCTCTCGGCGCTGCAGCGCGCCGTGCGCTGGGGTGACGGCGAAAAGCTGTTCGACCTCTTCACGCGTACGCGCGCGGTGCGCAAGTCGATCATCGAGGCCGGTCAGGAAATCGACGTGCCGGATTTCGGCCGCCACGTCGTCGCGCATCCGCCGAAGCCGTAG
- the hisC gene encoding histidinol-phosphate transaminase, protein MTQPVRPEPKPGVMDIAAYVPGKSEAPAGVAKVFKLSSNENPLGASPKAVEAVRNVAAALEFYPDGAASRLREAIGEVHGLNPANLICTNGSDEALGLLAQAYLRPGDEAIFTEHGFLVYKIYIQAASAVPVSVREKDETADVDAILAAVTEKTKIVFLANPNNPTGTYVPFEEVRRLHAGLPKNVLLVLDAAYAEYVRRNDYEAGIELVSSFENVVMTRTFSKAHGLGGLRIGWLYGPAHVIAALNRTRGPFNVNAAAIEAGVAAVRDREHVAKSVEHNEQWLSWLTRELTKLGLRVTPSIGNFVLIHFPDERHSAALADDYLTARGYILRRVAGYGFPNALRMTVGTEEANRGVVAALADFLKD, encoded by the coding sequence ATGACCCAGCCCGTGCGTCCCGAGCCGAAACCCGGTGTGATGGACATCGCCGCCTATGTTCCCGGCAAGAGTGAAGCGCCGGCGGGTGTCGCGAAGGTGTTCAAGCTGTCCTCGAACGAAAACCCGCTTGGCGCGTCGCCAAAGGCGGTGGAGGCAGTGCGCAACGTGGCGGCGGCGCTGGAGTTCTATCCCGATGGCGCGGCGAGCAGGTTGCGCGAGGCGATCGGCGAGGTGCATGGACTCAACCCGGCGAACCTGATCTGCACCAACGGCTCGGACGAGGCGCTTGGCCTCCTCGCCCAGGCCTATCTGCGTCCCGGCGACGAGGCGATTTTCACGGAGCACGGCTTCCTCGTTTACAAGATCTACATCCAGGCGGCGAGCGCGGTCCCGGTGTCGGTCAGGGAAAAGGACGAAACCGCCGATGTCGACGCCATCCTGGCGGCGGTGACCGAAAAGACGAAGATCGTCTTCCTTGCCAACCCCAACAATCCGACCGGCACATACGTCCCGTTCGAAGAGGTGCGCCGCCTGCATGCCGGTCTGCCCAAGAACGTGCTCCTAGTGCTCGACGCGGCCTATGCCGAATACGTGCGCCGCAACGACTACGAGGCCGGCATCGAGCTCGTCTCATCGTTCGAGAACGTCGTCATGACACGCACCTTCTCCAAGGCGCACGGCCTTGGCGGACTCAGGATCGGCTGGCTCTACGGGCCGGCGCATGTGATTGCGGCGCTCAACCGCACGCGCGGGCCGTTCAACGTCAACGCCGCGGCGATCGAGGCCGGGGTGGCTGCGGTCCGCGACCGCGAGCACGTCGCGAAGTCGGTCGAGCACAACGAGCAATGGCTGTCGTGGCTGACGCGGGAACTTACGAAGCTCGGCCTCCGCGTGACGCCGAGCATCGGCAACTTTGTGCTGATCCACTTTCCCGACGAAAGGCATTCGGCGGCGCTCGCCGACGACTATCTGACCGCGCGCGGCTATATCCTGCGGCGCGTCGCCGGCTACGGGTTTCCTAACGCGTTGCGCATGACGGTTGGCACCGAGGAGGCGAACCGAGGCGTGGTTGCCGCCCTCGCGGACTTTCTGAAAGACTGA